The Lathyrus oleraceus cultivar Zhongwan6 chromosome 5, CAAS_Psat_ZW6_1.0, whole genome shotgun sequence genome includes the window agttctcgggaaatggtcaccagagtcgacgatttctaaaggaacatcatgccgttacggaacacccgtaggacagaacatatccaaaagaaacctcgtctgggtgtaggttttcatgaacgacttaacgtagcaacatcccacgcaagcctcatgactatccactctaaaacttgtgtgtacactcaagcctgggtaatgggcttatctctcatagaacatcccatccaaaaaacagaaccagcagatatAACAATCATATGTACACAGTGCAATAAGATAAggcaggtaaataaataactgtacaaaagcatgaacacccaataaataaacaacctacaaaatctaggagggactcgcttagggaaaccgggtccccagcagagtcgccagctgtcgcaacctacctgcgaaaaaaaacaaccggcgaaaaagaaaagacagaagagtcgccaccgtgcgttatttatcccaaaggagggaaaggaaacgctcgaagtaaacctggaaaaaggaaaggaaaagacaaggtctcgcaaccaaatcttgggttcgggagtcgattatgcgaaaggaaggtattagcacccctacgcatccgtagtactctacgggatccactcttgttattcttgtttaaagggtgtgggtttatctaatgtactatttactataaaaaagggtcaaaaggaaatgactcgcacggatgtcgcatccactgcatacatatcccatctgaatatgagaatcagagtcttcgtagctcggctacctatgggttaggggggagtgtgtgctcgctaagacgtcgcgtcttatgcctacgtatctcatctggaatgagaatcagagcaagccgtagttcggctaactacgggttaagttttgggatgaacggcgttactacgcaatctaccggatgctcgacctttggagacttactcgcctgtagtagaaggagtaaacgtgttcttaggagaagaaaaatcaatgagtttgtttgtgttttagggatgctcaggaaaaaagggtaatgaggataagacctcatagctcttaaccctggacaaggtgagctcatgacaaaaagtgggggttcagaaaggtggaaccctctccactgactgaccagacaaaagatctggggtttttgttctgaagcatcgacacgtagtgggatcttaaagaacgacgcactggataacgggggattgactattgatcccttttatccgtcaattgcctcttcatggaggtctttaggcaaaaagtagtaaaatgcgaaaaagataaagggggttaagagatctaccacacggataaagatccgaagcaacagcaaataaagagataagaaactcaaagatctctcaagctagcaccatcaaagaaagcgagtcagtacacGTAATCAGGATAAACCTCTAGGTGGTATCCCAAAAATAAcgtggaacaccaggcaagccatctctacaagagtcatatgagccctcacaaaacaaaactcaacaaacaggttagagaaacaagatagggtgatcatgccattaaaattcacaaaaagctcacaaaaagcaaccaagggtaggaggcctaaacctcttgtcaaacacatgcaccaaaagggtatcaaattcacccataatacctcatacattcagagcattcaaattaaaagcataaagtaatgggaataaggcaaacctgactggagagatcgaatgaaattgaattgtccggttgggtttgcaaagcaatttgagggtttatatgagatggaattggttctttgcagatgagttcccttccgtctctggaggttgctctgaactctgttagctcttctctcactatctttttcccagccagggtaataggaatagaatggccttttgtttcactgaaactctgaatttataacctgatttttgtggacctgtgggctcaaatgagagaggcccaagtccaaaaattttctgttatattttatttatttattttttattttttattttttttattttttatttttttaatttttttttaaaacacgtgggcttcgcctagcgagcatgacagttcatgaacaaactttttctccttcaagattaacgttttgactgtcgaatagacccctgttagaagtaactcaagtccttcccttgtgttgactgatcatctcaatagaacccacaaagtgtcatagatgatgttcaagcttcttggagctaatcccgattggcatgatgaaatgcaatgtatctaattctgattgataatgatgaaatgcaatgtgaaatgttaaatgacctaaaaatgaatgcatgaatgaggagggcaaattttggggtgttacaatatgAGTATGGTAAGATGAGAGTATGTGATGAGGAACTCAGATGAATATTCTAACATGAGATGATGAAATCAGATGAGTATGGTAAAATAAGAGTATAAGATGGGGAATTCATTCGAGTGTTCTAACATGAGACAAGGAACTCAAATGAGTATGGTAAGATTAGACTATGAGATGAGGAACTCATATGAGTATTCTAACATGAGATGAGGAACTCATATGAGTAATGTAAGAAGACAATATGAGATGAGGAACTCAAATGACTATTCTAACTTGAGATAAGGAACTCATATGAGTATGGTAAGATAAGAGTATGAGATGAGGATATCAGATGAGTATTCTAACATGAGATGAGGAACTCATATGAGTATGGTAAAATGAGAGTATGAGATGGGGATCTCAGATGAGTATTCTAACATAAGATGAGGAACTTAGATGAGTATGGTAAGATGAGTCTATGAGATGAGGAATTCAGATGAGTATTCTAACATGAGATGAGAAACTCAAATGGGTTTGGTAAGATGCGAGTATGAGAGGAGGAACTCAAATGAGTATTGTAATATGAGTTGAGGAACTCAGATGAGTATGGTAAGATGGGAGTATGAGATGAGGAACTCATATGATTATTCTAACATGAGATGATGAATTCAGACGCGTATGGTAATATGAGAGTATGAGATGAGACTTTCATATGAGTATTCTAATATGAAATTAGGAACTCAGATGAGTATGGTAAGATGAGAGCATGAGATGAGAAATTAGATGAGTATGGTAAGATGAAAGTATGAGATGAGGAACTCTGATGAGTATGGTAAGATGAGAGTATGAGATGAGGATCTCATATAAGTTTTCTAACATGAGAGGAGGGTCTCAGATGAGTATTCTAACATAAGATGGGGAATTTACATTAGTATGGGAAGATGAGAGTATGAGATGAGAAACTCAGATGAGTATTCTAACTTAAGATTATGATCCCTTTCTTTTTGAACATGAAAGGTTAAGTATATTTTCCAACTCCTCTGCAACATGTATGTTATCTAGAACATCTTCTTTGTCGTATTTTGATTTAAGCCTAATAAGTTCAGTAGTCAGTTATTCTAAATATTTTTTTAATCATCAACCTCCATATATGACAAGTGAGTAACCTCCTTACTAAAATTCACCGAATTAGCGTGTCTAGCAACCAAATATGAATCTCAATAGCAAGATCCATCTTGGTAACTTCCACTAGTTAACTTCTTCGCAAATTATGAACAATGATTCTACACAAGAGTCTTAGGGAGTTCAACAATATCAATATATATCATCACAACAACAATATGCTCACATGGAATCCCAATAGATTCCATTCTAAGACATGAGCATCTGAAATCATCATACGATGGACAGTGGGAAACACAACATCCATGCCTTTCGTCTCAATATATTATCACTGAGTAAATTGTAAAGGATGCCATATTTTGAGTATCTAATACAGATATTCAGAATACCTTTTCATAACAAATCGTACCATCTCGAATATTTCTTTTGTCCATTATTTTGAAGCCGACCTCTCAAGCACCCTAAGACTGGTCTGCAACATTGCTTGTCCATATTAAGATTGAAAATAAGCTTTAACCTCTCTAAAGCAAAAATATGCCACACACCTATGGATCTTCTTAACAAAATAAGTCATATTCATCTTCGAGTGTACAAACTGACCCATATGGCTATAATATACTTCACATAACGATGTAGTTGTTATTCCTGCAAAGAAATTTTCCCGAATATGAGTTGTTGCCCACATTTTGTTTTTCTAGTACAATTGTTTGATCAAATTATTCTATTATATATCAAACCTATATACCATATCATTCTAGATATTCTCAAATTTCCAAACATCATGATCACCAATCATGCATTTTTTGAAAATAGGAATGAAATTGGGATTGCCAATGTTGGAGATTGTATTTCGTAGGAGATTCCATGCATATAATCTATGGTAATTGTTGGGAAATACTTTCTTGATTGCATTTCTCATAGAAACATCACCGTCCATTATTACAACATTGGTGTATTGCCTTTCATTGCAACCAATAACTGCTCCAACAACCATACATATGTCCCTTCAACCTCATTTGAAACTATGGCAGTAGCAAATATAACCGTCTGGTTATGGTGATTAAtgaaggtggcaagaaacacaagaagTTGGGGGTTTGAACTGggttttaaaaaaaatgaaagcTTTCTAAAAGCAACACAATTAAACAATAAACatgaacaagaaaaataacacaattatttttatactggttcgtTGTTAACTAAGAtacctccagtccacccgccaaggtgatttttccttctcaacaaggacttaatccactataaccgAAATTGATTGCAAACACACAAAGACTACCCACCTTTGTCTTTttgagtctatctgactaaaaTCATAGTCACTCAAGGAATTCACTCAAACAAATGAGATTTACAAGAATGCATTTACAATATTGCTTCTAAGAAAGAAGAATAACACAAGGTTAATACAATGAACTTCCCACACAATAATGCACAAAATCTCTATGTTTGTTTCTATCATCTATAACCAATAATATATAGTTCAGCAAAAAGCGTTATGTGTATATGTGAAATAGCAGCGTGAATAAGCAACATGTCCAATCCtccaagtctcctttatataggcaatGAAAAGATCTGTTGGTGGACAAAATTGGAATAGCAAAATTCAGTTGTCTCCTTGTATAACGGTTTGCATAATAGGGGGAAAATGGTACAATAGTAAAttccttagcccacaaaatcagcATAGTGGAAGGAAGATCGATCTTATATTGTGTACTATTTTGTTGACataaaaccttttgatcttatcttttAATATCCAGAGGATTATGAAtaaatgatgttgaagcatgcttagaaggatcaagagactaGTTGAGATAATATGCAGAACTATGGTCTTTagagtcttgacacagttcctcagaacctggtcttcagagtctttagaTCTTGTTCTTCAAAGTGTTCAGAACTTGAGAGCGTGGAATATTGAATGCTTGACACACCTTCAGAGGCTCTTATATCAGAGTCACAGTTAGAAGCTTTAACACAAACATTCACCAGAACCGGTGTCTAAGAGCATTCTAGAACTTGACATCATATTGTAAAGTATTTTGtatctcttcagagtcagagtgtgttgaGTCCAGAATCTGATGACGTCACACGTCAATTCTTCAGAGTCAGAAATTATTATCAAAATCTACACACTAGACAAAACCATTAGGGTACAAAATTGTTGTTTAAGAAATAatacattgttatcatcaaaactaaaggtcAGATACAAAACCAAATCTTATTCTTACAATTAACACCAGAAAAACCCCAAACTGGCATTTGTACTTATTTTTCTTGTATCTAGCATCGAAAGCAAGCACATCAACAAAAAATTCATAATTCTTTTAACTTTCACCATCGCTCTAAAATAGGTTTTGCATCGTTCCATCCGCACCCACCGTGTGTGCAACAAACATCAATGGATCTTTAACACGAAGATCTATAAGATACCTAACATCACATTTAGCATCATAAGACATCTCTTTTCTTTGTCTTGAAATTTGATTATGTATGTCCTTCTTAAAAAAATCCGACCATATCATACCCCCATGCATCATTCGCAAATGCATCAATCATTTGAGTTACTTTGATTCCAGCATTGCCAAAATTCTTAATTTGTATCTTGTGTGACTTACTAAGTTTCCTATTAGCTGCCAACAACCTGCAGTGCTTCTCTTTTAACATTTCATGATTGTGCTCAAAGGTAAAAACCGTGATGTACCACCTTTGTAAAATTATATCAATATGTACCCTAAATTTTGCTCCATATCCACATCGGGTTTCGTTCTTCGGACCACGCATGCTTTGCTCTACCTTGTCTTGCCTAAATCCTTCAAGGTT containing:
- the LOC127081608 gene encoding putative protein FAR1-RELATED SEQUENCE 10, translating into MNSFAVRKGQVIKNQNADVIQQIFVCNLEGFRQDKVEQSMRGPKNETRCGYGAKFRVHIDIILQRWYITVFTFEHNHEMLKEKHCRLLAANRKLSKSHKIQIKNFGNAGIKVTQMIDAFANDAWGKLSFFLKPSSNPQLLVFLATFINHHNQTVIFATAIVSNEVEGTYVWLLEQLLVAMKGNTPML